The Desulforegula conservatrix Mb1Pa region CCAGTCCAGGTTTCAGGCATTTTTGTGTCCGGCTGTTTATAATCATTTCCGACAGCACAACCGCATAATATTAGAAACTGTATAAAACAGACTGATAATACAAGCTGTCTGCAATTATTAATCATTGTTAAGCTCCGGCTATGTTCGAAAAAAATCAAAGAAAATAATTAATTACTCGTATCTTAACGCAATTATCGGGTCGAGTTTTGACGCTTTCCATGCAGGATAATACCCAAATAAAATACCGACGCCTGCTGAAACACCAAAAGCCATTATTACCGCATCTATTGAAAGCTCCGTCGGCCATCCGAGTGCAAGCCTGACTATCATTGATATACTTCTGCCAAGAAGAATTCCCGCTGCCCCTCCGAGAAAACAAAGAAGCACGGATTCAGTCAGAAACTGCTGCATGATGTTTTTCGCCTGGGCACCGACTGCCATTCTAAGCCCTATTTCCCTTGTTCTTTCCATTACGGAAACCAGCATGATATTCATGATCCCTACTCCGCCGACAAGCAGGGAAATCATGGCAACAGCGAGAAGCAGTCTTGTCATGACCTTGGCAGTACCGGTCAGGGTTTTTGTCATTTCAGTCATATTACGGATATTAAAATCATCAGGATCATCAGATTTCAGTCTGTGTCTGTCCCTGAGAAGTCCTGTAATTTCAGCAACCGAACTCTCAACCAATCTTGATGACCCGGCAGCCACAATAATCTGATCCACATTCATGAATCTGACAGGAGTCGGCGTATTAAGAGCCTGGGTTTCAGACTGTTCAGGATAAAGACTGGCAGATGCCCCTGGATACAGTTTGCCCATTGCGCTGGAATTTGTTGAAGAAGATGATGTGGATGAAGAACTGGTGGTGCTTGAAGTTCCTGTTACTCTGAACTTAACGGTCGTCCAAGGTGCTATGAAGATATCGTCCTGATCCATACCCACCATATTGGCGCCCTTTGCACCAAGAACCCCAATAACCTTGAAAGGAACGTTTTTAACTCGCAGCTCCTTTCCAACAGCATCAGAATCCTGGAAAAGCTCCTTTGCGACGCTCTGCCCCAGCACACATACCTTGTTGGCATTTCTGACATCCATTTCAGAAAACATTTCTCCTTCTGAAACAGGCCATTCACGCACATCAATGAATGTTGTTGTTGTACCATAAATATAAGCAGGTACCCAGTTTCTGTTCCCATAAACGAGCTGTGCCCTTGTCCTTATAACCGGAGCTACTGCTTTGACCGAGGGACATTCCGCGCCTATTGCTTCAGCGTCCAGGTGAGAAAGAGTCATGGCGCTTCCTGCTCCATGCATGGCTCCGCCGCTTGAAGCAGACCCCGGCAGGACAAGAATACTGTTTGCCCCCATGCTTGCTATGGATTTCTGGATGGCTGTCGAAGATCCTCTGCCAATTTCCATCATAGCAATCACTGCGCCAACGCCTATTACAATTCCGAGGGTCGTCAGTGCGGCTCTGAGTTTATTTCTTTTAAGACTA contains the following coding sequences:
- a CDS encoding ABC transporter permease is translated as MNLIELKNIYKTYHLEEMEVPVLNGISLSIEKGEYVALMGASGSGKSTLMNLLGCLDRPTSGEFYLDGQDVVSMTPDERAVLRNQTIGFIFQNFNLLPRTSARDNVSMPLSYSPAKMSEKEVRKRASELLGNVGLSDRLNHEPSQLSGGQQQRVAIARSLVNKPSIILADEPTGNLDSRTSREILEVFRYLNEEEGVTIIIVTHDEYTAKAAKRIVRIADGLIDSGAESRDGSSSLTIDGVVQGSSVKPSSNAETRLESGRLLNTAVHLNYILSTAVHSLKRNKLRAALTTLGIVIGVGAVIAMMEIGRGSSTAIQKSIASMGANSILVLPGSASSGGAMHGAGSAMTLSHLDAEAIGAECPSVKAVAPVIRTRAQLVYGNRNWVPAYIYGTTTTFIDVREWPVSEGEMFSEMDVRNANKVCVLGQSVAKELFQDSDAVGKELRVKNVPFKVIGVLGAKGANMVGMDQDDIFIAPWTTVKFRVTGTSSTTSSSSTSSSSTNSSAMGKLYPGASASLYPEQSETQALNTPTPVRFMNVDQIIVAAGSSRLVESSVAEITGLLRDRHRLKSDDPDDFNIRNMTEMTKTLTGTAKVMTRLLLAVAMISLLVGGVGIMNIMLVSVMERTREIGLRMAVGAQAKNIMQQFLTESVLLCFLGGAAGILLGRSISMIVRLALGWPTELSIDAVIMAFGVSAGVGILFGYYPAWKASKLDPIIALRYE